In Nicotiana tabacum cultivar K326 chromosome 17, ASM71507v2, whole genome shotgun sequence, one DNA window encodes the following:
- the LOC107806604 gene encoding phosphoenolpyruvate/phosphate translocator 2, chloroplastic-like, whose translation MEISTFYMSPSTPFLKPQKPLNQIFFTCKLNAPFQHFAFHRPTNCSIHKTCTTSISSPSFSSFNRNTYRFALLKVRAVTGNAEESEGSKPRELAQTLQLGAMFGTWYLLNIYYNIYNKQVLKIFPFPATVTAFQFGCGTMLILFMWGFRLHPKPKISKSQFKAIFLLAAVHTLGNLLTNISLGRVAISFTHTIKAMEPFFTVLLSSLFLAERPSLWIVSSLIPIVGGVALASMTEASFNWIGFGSAMASNLTNQSRNVFSKKFMVKEEEALDNINLFSIITIISFILLVPVAILMEGIKFTPSYLQFAASQGLNVRELCVRLLLAGFCLHTYQQVSYMILQMISPVTHAVGNCVKRVVVIVSSVIFFQTPVSPINSLGTALALAGVFLYSRAKRLQPKPKVA comes from the exons ATGGAAATCTCTACATTTTACATGTCTCCTTCTACACCATTTCTAAAGCCTCAGAAACCTCTAAATCAAATCTTCTTTACCTGTAAATTAAATGCACCTTTTCAGCATTTTGCTTTTCACAGGCCAACCAATTGCTCAATTCACAAAACTTGTACTACTAGCATTTCTTCGCCTTCGTTTTCAAGCTTCAATAGAAACACGTATCGATTCGCTCTGCTCAAAGTCAGGGCTGTGACAGGAAATGCTGAAGAATCTGAGGGTTCAAAGCCCCGCGAATTGGCACAAACTCTGCAACTGGGCGCTATGTTTGGAACGTGGTACCTTTTGAATATATATTACAACATTTACAATAAACAAGTTCTCAAGATTTTTCCATTTCCGGCAACTGTTACAGCATTTCAATTTGGCTGTGGAACAATGCTGATACTATTTATGTGGGGATTTCGTCTCCACCCTAAACCCAAGATCAGTAAATCTCAA TTTAAAGCAATATTTTTACTAGCTGCAGTTCACACATTGGGAAATCTTTTAACGAACATCAGTCTTGGGAGAGTAGCAATTTCCTTCACTCACACAATCAAAGCAATGGAACCATTTTTCACAGTACTTCTTTCTTCCCTGTTTCTTGCAGAG AGGCCATCTCTTTGGATTGTATCTTCCCTGATTCCCATTGTTGGTGGAGTAGCATTAGCATCAATGACTGAAGCCTCTTTTAATTG GATAGGCTTTGGCAGTGCAATGGCTTCCAATTTGACTAACCAATCGCGTAATGTGTTTAGCAAAAAGTTCATGGTTAAAGAAGAG GAGGCGTTGGACAACATCAACTTGTTCTCAATTATTACAATCATTTCATTCATCCTTTTGGTTCCTGTTGCCATTTTGATGGAAGGGATCAAGTTTACTCCATCATATCTACAATTTGCT gcAAGCCAGGGTTTAAATGTCAGAGAACTATGTGTGAGACTTCTTTTAGCTGGATTTTGCCTTCACACTTACCAACAG GTTTCATACATGATACTACAAATGATATCGCCAGTGACACATGCAGTTGGCAATTGTGTGAAGAGAGTGGTGGTCATTGTATCATCAGTCATCTTTTTTCAAACACCTGTCTCACCAATTAACTCTCTTG GAACTGCTCTAGCTCTAGCTGGAGTCTTTCTATATTCAAGAGCAAAGAGATTACAGCCCAAGCCAAAAGTTGCATGA
- the LOC107806607 gene encoding ATP-dependent RNA helicase-like protein DB10 isoform X2 has product MAATATASSAGPRYAPEDPTLPKPWKGLVDGKTGYLYFWNPETNVTQYERPVAPSHGGTAPQHKSSVSVSSSVQRPSQGQPPDRDDDNEYNRGSNGCLSKLSSGEDIQTARGSELSRDETSVPKSYSAPAAASNISPDAYRRQHEISVTGGDVPPPFTSFEATGFPSELLREIHQAGFPAPSPIQAQSWPIALQGRDIVAVAKTGSGKTLGFLLPGFIHLKRRRNNPQSGPTILVLSPTRELATQIQDEAVKFGRSSKISCTCLYGGAPKGPQLRDLDRGIDIVVATPGRLNDILEMRRIRLDQISYLVLDEADRMLDMGFEPQIRKIVKEVPTRRQTLMFTATWPKEVRKIAADLLVNPVQVNIGNVDELVANKSITQYVEVLSYMEKQRRLDQILRSQEPGSKIIIFCATKKMCDQLARNLTRPFGAAAIHGDKSQGERDHVLSQFRTGRSPVLVATDVAARGLDVKDIRVVINFDFPTGVEDYVHRIGRTGRAGATGEAYTFFCDQDAKHASDLIKILEGANQQVPTELRDMASRGGGMGGARRQWGSGPGGREGGRGGRYDSGYGGRDGGRGGWGAPSSERSGRGYDSDSRDSDRYGHGSRDTDAPPSFHARSFHETMMQAQQRRGRSRSRSPNKGSGWGDTKSRERSRSRSAERFDQAPPRQTPVGRSFHESMMGRSGSSPVASKHQSPSYSDKRSPSAGDCQKGWEKEKSPPRWQGDGKFGNGPRAYNGEEEEGMIPEDVETRA; this is encoded by the exons ATGGCTGCTACTGCAACTGCATCTTCTGCTGGTCCGCGTTACGCACCAGAGGACCCCACCCTCCCAAAACCTTGGAAAGGCCTGGTTGATGGTAAGACTGGATATCTCTATTTTTGGAATCCAGAGACCAATGTTACCCAATATGAGAGGCCTGTTGCTCCTTCCCATGGGGGTACTGCTCCACAACATAAATCATCGGTATCTGTAAGTTCATCAGTTCAAAGGCCTTCTCAAGGTCAACCTCCTGACCGTGATGATGACAATGAATACAACAGAGGTAGCAATGGTTGCTTGAGCAAGCTTTCTTCTGGTGAGGATATTCAG ACTGCAAGAGGAAGTGAGCTTTCCCGCGATGAAACATCTGTACCTAAAAGCTATAGTGCTCCAGCTGCTGCAAGTAACATATCTCCAGACGCCTATCGGCGTCAGCATGAAATTTCTGTTACA GGAGGTGACGTGCCCCCACCTTTCACATCATTTGAAGCGACTGGGTTTCCTTCGGAGCTTTTGAGGGAG ATACATCAAGCTGGGTTTCCTGCTCCTTCCCCGATACAGGCACAGTCCTGGCCCATTGCACTTCAGGGCCGCGACATAGTAGCTGTTGCAAAGACTGGATCTGGGAAAACTTTGGGTTTCTTGCTTCCTGGCTTTATTCATCTAAAACGACGTCGCAATAATCCTCAATCAGGCCCTACTATTTTGGTTCTGTCGCCTACAAGAGAGTTAGCTACACAGATACAAGACGAAGCTGTGAAGTTTGGTAGATCGTCAAAGATATCTTGCACG TGTCTATATGGAGGCGCCCCAAAAGGCCCTCAGCTACGAGATCTGGATAGGGGAATAGATATTGTTGTCGCTACCCCTGGTCGTTTGAATGATATTTTGGAGATGAGAAGAATTAGGCTGGATCAAATTTCTTACTTGGTGTTAGATGAAGCGGATCGTATGCTGGACATGGGATTTGAACCTCAGATAAGGAAGATTGTGAAAGAGGTGCCGACACGACGGCAGACACTGATGTTCACAGCGACATGGCCAAAGGAGGTCCGTAAAATTGCAGCTGATCTATTGGTTAATCCAGTTCAGGTTAACATTGGGAATGTTGATGAACTTGTTGCAAACAAGTCTATAACACAG TACGTTGAAGTCTTGTCATATATGGAGAAACAAAGGCGGCTAGACCAGATCTTGAGATCCCAAGAACCAGGATCAAAAATCATCATCTTCTGTGCAACAAAGAAAATGTGTGACCAACTTGCTCGCAATCTTACACGCCCATTTGGAGCTGCTGCAATTCATGGTGATAAATCTCAGGGTGAGAGGGATCATGTATTGAGCCAGTTCCGCACGGGTAGATCCCCCGTTCTTGTCGCCACAGATGTTGCTGCCCGGGGCTTGGATGTCAAAGATATCAG GGTGGTGATCAACTTTGACTTTCCTACTGGAGTAGAGGATTATGTTCACAGAATAGGAAGAACCGGTCGGGCTGGTGCGACTGGTGAGGCCTACACATTTTTTTGTGACCAGGATGCTAAGCATGCTTCAGATCTTATTAAAATTTTAGAAGGAGCAAATCAGCAAGTGCCTACTGAACTACGTGACATGGCTTCTCGAGGTGGTGGTATGGGAGGGGCTAGGCGTCAATGGGGTTCTGGCCCAGGCGGACGTGAAGGAGGACGTGGGGGACGTTATGATTCCGGCTATGGTGGACGAGATGGAGGAAGGGGTGGTTGGGGAGCCCCATCATCGGAAAGAAGTGGACGTGGTTATGACTCGGATTCACGTGACAG TGATAGATATGGTCATGGATCTCGTGATACCGATGCTCCACCGAGCTTCCACGCTCGTAGCTTCCATGAAACTATGATGCAGGCTCAACAGAGACGTGGTCGAAGTCGGAGCAGAAGCCCAAATAAAGGTTCAGGATGGGGTGATACAAAAAGCAGGGAACGCAGTCGCAGCCGTAGTGCTGAAAGATTTGATCAGGCTCCTCCTCGTCAAACCCCAGTTGGACGCAGTTTTCATGAAAGCATGATGGGGCGCAGTGGATCATCCCCAGTGGCCTCAAAACACCAATCACCCTCTTACTCTGATAAACGATCTCCATCAGCTGGTGATTGCCAAAAGGGCTGGGAAAAAGAAAAATCTCCACCTAGATGGCAAGGTGATGGGAAATTTGGCAATGGACCTCGTGCTTACAATGGGGAGGAGGAAGAAGGTATGATTCCTGAAGACGTCGAAACGAGGGCCTAA
- the LOC107806607 gene encoding ATP-dependent RNA helicase-like protein DB10 isoform X1: MPERLTKDLSPPVLLLVTIPTPSVHPLQAVAPPIRIARERKGEIIGGERIVCGSTCSCSTHFIVIETTSLGNSRLKLDMAATATASSAGPRYAPEDPTLPKPWKGLVDGKTGYLYFWNPETNVTQYERPVAPSHGGTAPQHKSSVSVSSSVQRPSQGQPPDRDDDNEYNRGSNGCLSKLSSGEDIQTARGSELSRDETSVPKSYSAPAAASNISPDAYRRQHEISVTGGDVPPPFTSFEATGFPSELLREIHQAGFPAPSPIQAQSWPIALQGRDIVAVAKTGSGKTLGFLLPGFIHLKRRRNNPQSGPTILVLSPTRELATQIQDEAVKFGRSSKISCTCLYGGAPKGPQLRDLDRGIDIVVATPGRLNDILEMRRIRLDQISYLVLDEADRMLDMGFEPQIRKIVKEVPTRRQTLMFTATWPKEVRKIAADLLVNPVQVNIGNVDELVANKSITQYVEVLSYMEKQRRLDQILRSQEPGSKIIIFCATKKMCDQLARNLTRPFGAAAIHGDKSQGERDHVLSQFRTGRSPVLVATDVAARGLDVKDIRVVINFDFPTGVEDYVHRIGRTGRAGATGEAYTFFCDQDAKHASDLIKILEGANQQVPTELRDMASRGGGMGGARRQWGSGPGGREGGRGGRYDSGYGGRDGGRGGWGAPSSERSGRGYDSDSRDSDRYGHGSRDTDAPPSFHARSFHETMMQAQQRRGRSRSRSPNKGSGWGDTKSRERSRSRSAERFDQAPPRQTPVGRSFHESMMGRSGSSPVASKHQSPSYSDKRSPSAGDCQKGWEKEKSPPRWQGDGKFGNGPRAYNGEEEEGMIPEDVETRA, translated from the exons GTAATTCGAGATTGAAGCTTGATATGGCTGCTACTGCAACTGCATCTTCTGCTGGTCCGCGTTACGCACCAGAGGACCCCACCCTCCCAAAACCTTGGAAAGGCCTGGTTGATGGTAAGACTGGATATCTCTATTTTTGGAATCCAGAGACCAATGTTACCCAATATGAGAGGCCTGTTGCTCCTTCCCATGGGGGTACTGCTCCACAACATAAATCATCGGTATCTGTAAGTTCATCAGTTCAAAGGCCTTCTCAAGGTCAACCTCCTGACCGTGATGATGACAATGAATACAACAGAGGTAGCAATGGTTGCTTGAGCAAGCTTTCTTCTGGTGAGGATATTCAG ACTGCAAGAGGAAGTGAGCTTTCCCGCGATGAAACATCTGTACCTAAAAGCTATAGTGCTCCAGCTGCTGCAAGTAACATATCTCCAGACGCCTATCGGCGTCAGCATGAAATTTCTGTTACA GGAGGTGACGTGCCCCCACCTTTCACATCATTTGAAGCGACTGGGTTTCCTTCGGAGCTTTTGAGGGAG ATACATCAAGCTGGGTTTCCTGCTCCTTCCCCGATACAGGCACAGTCCTGGCCCATTGCACTTCAGGGCCGCGACATAGTAGCTGTTGCAAAGACTGGATCTGGGAAAACTTTGGGTTTCTTGCTTCCTGGCTTTATTCATCTAAAACGACGTCGCAATAATCCTCAATCAGGCCCTACTATTTTGGTTCTGTCGCCTACAAGAGAGTTAGCTACACAGATACAAGACGAAGCTGTGAAGTTTGGTAGATCGTCAAAGATATCTTGCACG TGTCTATATGGAGGCGCCCCAAAAGGCCCTCAGCTACGAGATCTGGATAGGGGAATAGATATTGTTGTCGCTACCCCTGGTCGTTTGAATGATATTTTGGAGATGAGAAGAATTAGGCTGGATCAAATTTCTTACTTGGTGTTAGATGAAGCGGATCGTATGCTGGACATGGGATTTGAACCTCAGATAAGGAAGATTGTGAAAGAGGTGCCGACACGACGGCAGACACTGATGTTCACAGCGACATGGCCAAAGGAGGTCCGTAAAATTGCAGCTGATCTATTGGTTAATCCAGTTCAGGTTAACATTGGGAATGTTGATGAACTTGTTGCAAACAAGTCTATAACACAG TACGTTGAAGTCTTGTCATATATGGAGAAACAAAGGCGGCTAGACCAGATCTTGAGATCCCAAGAACCAGGATCAAAAATCATCATCTTCTGTGCAACAAAGAAAATGTGTGACCAACTTGCTCGCAATCTTACACGCCCATTTGGAGCTGCTGCAATTCATGGTGATAAATCTCAGGGTGAGAGGGATCATGTATTGAGCCAGTTCCGCACGGGTAGATCCCCCGTTCTTGTCGCCACAGATGTTGCTGCCCGGGGCTTGGATGTCAAAGATATCAG GGTGGTGATCAACTTTGACTTTCCTACTGGAGTAGAGGATTATGTTCACAGAATAGGAAGAACCGGTCGGGCTGGTGCGACTGGTGAGGCCTACACATTTTTTTGTGACCAGGATGCTAAGCATGCTTCAGATCTTATTAAAATTTTAGAAGGAGCAAATCAGCAAGTGCCTACTGAACTACGTGACATGGCTTCTCGAGGTGGTGGTATGGGAGGGGCTAGGCGTCAATGGGGTTCTGGCCCAGGCGGACGTGAAGGAGGACGTGGGGGACGTTATGATTCCGGCTATGGTGGACGAGATGGAGGAAGGGGTGGTTGGGGAGCCCCATCATCGGAAAGAAGTGGACGTGGTTATGACTCGGATTCACGTGACAG TGATAGATATGGTCATGGATCTCGTGATACCGATGCTCCACCGAGCTTCCACGCTCGTAGCTTCCATGAAACTATGATGCAGGCTCAACAGAGACGTGGTCGAAGTCGGAGCAGAAGCCCAAATAAAGGTTCAGGATGGGGTGATACAAAAAGCAGGGAACGCAGTCGCAGCCGTAGTGCTGAAAGATTTGATCAGGCTCCTCCTCGTCAAACCCCAGTTGGACGCAGTTTTCATGAAAGCATGATGGGGCGCAGTGGATCATCCCCAGTGGCCTCAAAACACCAATCACCCTCTTACTCTGATAAACGATCTCCATCAGCTGGTGATTGCCAAAAGGGCTGGGAAAAAGAAAAATCTCCACCTAGATGGCAAGGTGATGGGAAATTTGGCAATGGACCTCGTGCTTACAATGGGGAGGAGGAAGAAGGTATGATTCCTGAAGACGTCGAAACGAGGGCCTAA